The proteins below come from a single Carnobacterium divergens DSM 20623 genomic window:
- a CDS encoding aminotransferase class I/II-fold pyridoxal phosphate-dependent enzyme: MMWHQNYPTKLIETIKEVELKIQPYHQRVHEIALFNQNKVLQSFRNNQVSDQHFTPSTGYGYDDFGRDTLEQVYADVFKGEAGLVRPQIISGTHAISTALFGVLRPGDELLYITGAPYDTLLEIVGATGNGIGSLKEYQIGYDHVDLLESGAVDLETVAKKITPKTKMIAIQRSRGYAMRSSFTIAQIKEMIEAVRKIAPNAIVFVDNCYGEFVEEQEPLEVGADLIAGSLIKNPGGGIAKTGGYIVGKQHLIEACGYRLTSPGIGREAGASLYSLQEMYQGFFLAPHVVGEAVKGAIYTAALLDTCGVESTPKWDAERTDLIQMISLNDQDKMVKFAQTIQKFSPVNAHVLPIGAYMPGYEDDVIMAAGTFIQGASLELTADGPIRAPYTLYVQGGLTYEHVKLAVSSAVVELFY, from the coding sequence ATGATGTGGCACCAAAATTATCCAACTAAATTAATAGAAACCATCAAAGAAGTTGAATTAAAAATTCAACCTTATCATCAGCGAGTTCATGAAATTGCACTTTTTAACCAAAATAAAGTATTACAAAGTTTTCGAAACAATCAAGTAAGCGACCAACATTTTACGCCCTCTACTGGTTACGGGTATGATGATTTTGGACGAGACACTCTTGAACAAGTATACGCAGACGTTTTTAAGGGAGAAGCGGGCTTGGTTCGTCCGCAGATTATTTCTGGAACACATGCGATTTCAACAGCGTTGTTTGGTGTTTTACGACCAGGAGATGAGTTGCTTTATATTACCGGAGCTCCTTACGATACCTTGCTTGAAATCGTTGGAGCAACAGGTAACGGAATCGGTTCATTAAAAGAATATCAAATTGGTTACGATCATGTGGATTTGTTGGAAAGTGGAGCAGTTGATTTAGAAACCGTTGCAAAAAAAATCACGCCAAAAACGAAAATGATTGCAATTCAACGCTCACGAGGATATGCCATGCGTTCCTCCTTTACCATTGCTCAAATCAAGGAAATGATTGAAGCTGTTAGGAAAATTGCGCCTAATGCCATTGTTTTTGTCGATAATTGCTATGGAGAATTTGTTGAAGAACAAGAACCACTTGAAGTTGGGGCAGATTTGATTGCAGGTTCACTCATCAAAAATCCTGGCGGTGGAATTGCTAAAACTGGCGGATACATTGTTGGGAAACAACACTTAATTGAAGCTTGTGGCTATCGTTTAACGAGTCCTGGGATTGGTCGAGAAGCAGGAGCATCATTGTATAGTTTGCAAGAGATGTATCAAGGGTTCTTCCTTGCGCCTCATGTTGTAGGAGAAGCGGTTAAAGGTGCTATTTACACAGCAGCGCTATTGGACACATGTGGGGTTGAAAGCACTCCAAAGTGGGATGCAGAACGGACCGATTTGATTCAAATGATTTCTTTAAACGATCAAGATAAGATGGTTAAATTTGCTCAAACCATTCAAAAATTCTCACCTGTAAATGCTCATGTGTTGCCAATTGGCGCCTATATGCCTGGATATGAAGATGATGTGATTATGGCAGCGGGTACCTTTATCCAAGGAGCTAGCCTTGAATTGACAGCAGATGGCCCAATTAGAGCGCCATACACGCTTTATGTGCAAGGTGGATTAACTTATGAACATGTAAAACTTGCAGTGAGTTCAGCTGTAGTAGAATTATTTTATTAA
- the hflX gene encoding GTPase HflX, translated as MEEKLDYERVVIVGVQTNELDTNFRYSLEELGQLTETAHGQVVAELTQKRDRMDSKTYLGKGKIQELVHLVEETEADVVIFNHALTPSQTRNIQVEIDVKVIDRIQLILDIFAMRAQSKEGKLQVALAQLQYLLPRLAGQGKNLSKLGGGIGTRGPGETKLETDRRHIRSQINDIKKTLKETEAHRQRSREKRNDGTTFQIGLIGYTNAGKSTLLNRLTDAKTYEENQLFATLDPLTRKMVLPSGMNVTLTDTVGFIQDLPTQLIDAFHSTLEETRGVDLLLHVVDAAAENVAGHEVTVINLLKELNMDQIPIFTVYNKKDLLNGNFSPNLFPNSLISAKDPEDLLKLRNQIMKQMKEVMLPYEFEVAADEGNKLVQLKKETLLESAEFQEELNVYLVKGYAKKASKWTGGNEIQ; from the coding sequence ATGGAAGAAAAATTAGATTATGAGCGCGTGGTTATTGTAGGTGTTCAAACAAATGAATTAGATACAAATTTCCGTTATTCACTAGAAGAATTAGGTCAATTAACAGAAACTGCTCACGGTCAGGTAGTGGCAGAGTTAACTCAAAAAAGAGACCGTATGGACAGTAAAACCTATCTAGGTAAAGGAAAGATTCAAGAATTGGTTCATTTGGTAGAAGAGACTGAAGCAGACGTTGTTATTTTTAATCATGCTTTAACACCAAGTCAAACAAGAAATATTCAAGTCGAAATAGATGTAAAAGTAATCGATCGAATTCAATTGATTCTAGACATTTTTGCGATGCGTGCACAAAGTAAAGAAGGGAAATTACAAGTAGCCTTAGCACAATTACAATACCTATTGCCACGTCTAGCTGGACAAGGAAAAAACTTATCTAAACTAGGTGGCGGAATTGGAACCAGAGGACCAGGTGAAACGAAACTTGAAACAGACCGACGTCATATTCGAAGCCAAATCAATGATATTAAAAAAACGCTAAAAGAAACCGAAGCGCATCGTCAAAGAAGTCGAGAAAAAAGAAACGATGGAACCACGTTCCAAATTGGCTTGATTGGTTATACAAATGCTGGGAAATCTACATTGTTAAATCGATTGACAGATGCGAAAACCTATGAAGAAAATCAATTATTCGCCACGTTAGATCCATTGACTCGCAAAATGGTACTGCCAAGTGGCATGAATGTGACCTTAACGGATACCGTTGGTTTTATTCAAGATTTGCCAACGCAGTTAATTGACGCTTTTCATTCGACGTTAGAAGAGACGAGAGGCGTAGATTTGTTGCTACACGTTGTCGATGCAGCGGCTGAAAATGTAGCAGGGCATGAAGTCACTGTAATCAATCTGTTAAAAGAATTAAACATGGATCAAATTCCAATTTTTACAGTATACAATAAAAAAGATTTACTCAACGGAAATTTTTCACCTAATTTATTTCCAAATAGCTTGATATCGGCTAAAGATCCAGAAGATTTGCTTAAATTACGCAATCAAATCATGAAGCAAATGAAAGAAGTTATGCTTCCTTATGAATTTGAAGTAGCAGCTGATGAAGGCAATAAATTAGTTCAACTAAAAAAAGAAACATTATTAGAATCCGCAGAATTTCAAGAAGAATTAAATGTATACCTTGTAAAAGGATATGCAAAAAAAGCGTCAAAATGGACTGGAGGAAATGAAATCCAATGA
- the miaA gene encoding tRNA (adenosine(37)-N6)-dimethylallyltransferase MiaA, producing MLVGPTAVGKTDLSIKMAKKFNGEIISGDSMQIYRGLDIGTAKVSEKEAEGVPHHLIDIVTIDESYSVSDFQKMARETIAGITEKGKIPLVVGGTGLYIEALLYDLHLGGNQEKEADPLFRQEMEEQASKLGNHAVWSQLNEIDPTAAKAIHENNLKRVIRALEVFHLTGIPFSKQQEQPKREAYYDALVIGLTTDRDILYQRINQRVDLMIRAGLLKEAQWLKEQVASNGQATLGIGYKELFPYLDGELSLEAATNQIKQNSRRYAKRQLTWFRNRMEFIRWYDLVQHPETEEQLFEEVTTFLQK from the coding sequence ATGCTTGTTGGTCCAACAGCAGTTGGCAAAACTGATTTAAGCATTAAAATGGCAAAGAAATTCAATGGTGAAATTATTAGTGGTGACTCTATGCAAATTTACCGAGGTTTAGACATTGGAACAGCTAAAGTATCAGAAAAAGAAGCAGAAGGTGTTCCTCATCATTTGATTGATATTGTAACCATAGATGAAAGCTACTCTGTGTCAGATTTTCAAAAAATGGCGCGGGAAACAATCGCTGGGATTACAGAAAAAGGAAAAATTCCACTAGTTGTAGGTGGAACGGGGCTTTACATTGAGGCGTTACTTTACGATTTGCATCTCGGAGGAAATCAGGAAAAAGAAGCGGATCCATTATTTCGTCAAGAGATGGAAGAGCAAGCGTCAAAACTCGGAAATCACGCTGTATGGAGCCAATTAAATGAAATTGATCCGACTGCTGCAAAAGCGATTCACGAAAATAATTTAAAACGTGTAATTCGAGCGTTGGAAGTTTTTCATCTAACCGGAATCCCTTTTTCAAAGCAACAAGAACAACCTAAAAGAGAAGCTTACTATGACGCATTGGTTATTGGCTTGACGACAGATCGTGACATCCTTTACCAAAGAATCAATCAACGCGTTGATTTAATGATAAGAGCAGGTTTGTTAAAAGAAGCTCAATGGCTAAAGGAACAAGTAGCGAGTAACGGACAAGCTACTTTAGGGATTGGCTATAAAGAATTATTTCCCTATTTGGACGGGGAACTTTCTTTAGAGGCTGCCACGAATCAAATCAAACAAAATTCCAGAAGATATGCAAAAAGGCAGTTGACATGGTTCCGTAATCGAATGGAATTTATTCGCTGGTATGATTTAGTCCAACATCCCGAAACGGAAGAGCAATTGTTTGAAGAAGTAACAACATTTTTACAAAAATAA
- a CDS encoding glycerophosphodiester phosphodiesterase, with protein sequence MKTEVFAHRGSKGTHPENTLAAFREAILVGSDGIELDIHLSKDGEMIVIHDETVDRTTNGIGEVCKLSLAELKALDAGSWFSPIYKDEKIPTLLEVVDLLEELEFHGILNIELKTDHHPYDGLEEKVNQLFQHKKIHFKLVYSSFNYSSLVKIKELNPLSEVAVLYAQNGNNVRVLNKKYEISAWHAKFDWVKQKQVFNVEKMPIRVWTVNSHRYMQYCFQKKISAIMTDFPKEALAIRNGWQ encoded by the coding sequence TTGAAAACTGAAGTGTTTGCCCACCGAGGCAGTAAAGGAACACACCCAGAAAATACACTAGCTGCATTTCGTGAAGCAATCCTTGTTGGAAGTGATGGAATTGAGTTAGATATCCATTTAAGTAAAGATGGCGAAATGATAGTCATCCATGATGAAACGGTGGATCGAACAACGAATGGAATTGGTGAAGTTTGCAAGTTGTCACTGGCTGAATTAAAAGCACTAGACGCTGGAAGCTGGTTCTCGCCAATATATAAAGATGAAAAAATCCCGACCTTATTAGAAGTAGTAGATTTACTTGAAGAATTAGAATTTCATGGAATCTTAAATATTGAATTAAAAACCGATCATCATCCTTATGATGGGTTAGAAGAAAAGGTAAACCAATTATTTCAACATAAAAAAATTCATTTTAAATTAGTTTATTCTAGTTTTAATTATTCTTCTCTAGTAAAAATCAAAGAGCTAAATCCGCTAAGTGAAGTAGCGGTGCTCTATGCTCAAAACGGTAACAACGTGAGGGTACTGAATAAAAAATATGAAATATCTGCGTGGCATGCAAAATTTGATTGGGTAAAACAAAAACAAGTTTTTAATGTTGAAAAGATGCCCATCAGAGTTTGGACAGTGAATAGTCATCGTTACATGCAGTATTGTTTTCAAAAGAAAATTTCTGCAATTATGACAGATTTTCCAAAAGAAGCTCTTGCCATTCGAAACGGTTGGCAATAA
- a CDS encoding helix-turn-helix domain-containing protein, with amino-acid sequence MYLTVAETADYLNVSTADIHRLIREKQIRTVSDGENILIYKEQFNLFIKELEKYKKELQDYLNEPIPEDIDIKDED; translated from the coding sequence ATGTATTTAACAGTTGCTGAAACAGCTGACTATCTAAATGTCTCGACTGCTGATATTCACCGCTTGATTCGAGAAAAACAAATTCGTACTGTCAGCGATGGCGAAAATATTTTAATCTACAAAGAACAGTTCAACCTTTTTATTAAAGAGTTAGAAAAATACAAAAAAGAATTGCAAGATTACTTAAATGAACCTATTCCAGAAGATATTGATATCAAAGATGAGGATTAA
- a CDS encoding transcription repressor NadR — translation MKATDRRKTIIQILTNTHIPISATTIANQLKVSRQIIVGDVALLRAAGYEINATPKGYLLNENTSNDTRFSGKIACHHAPENTKKELYLIVDHGGEIVDVIIEHPIYGELVGRLNLTSRYDVDEFMEKVTESHVELLSSLTEGVHLHTIACKDKNTFKQIKKSLTEAGFCYQN, via the coding sequence ATGAAGGCAACAGATCGTAGAAAAACGATTATTCAAATACTAACAAACACACATATCCCCATTAGCGCGACGACAATTGCAAATCAATTAAAAGTAAGTAGACAAATTATTGTGGGGGATGTAGCTCTTTTAAGAGCAGCTGGTTATGAAATCAATGCGACGCCTAAAGGCTATTTATTAAATGAAAATACAAGTAATGATACACGTTTTAGTGGGAAGATTGCTTGCCACCATGCTCCAGAAAATACCAAGAAAGAACTTTATTTAATTGTAGATCATGGTGGAGAAATTGTTGATGTGATTATTGAACACCCGATTTATGGCGAGTTAGTGGGAAGGTTAAATTTAACTTCTCGTTATGATGTAGATGAATTTATGGAAAAAGTGACGGAGTCTCATGTTGAATTGTTGTCTTCTTTGACAGAGGGGGTTCATCTGCATACAATCGCTTGTAAAGATAAAAATACCTTTAAGCAAATAAAAAAATCCTTAACAGAAGCTGGATTCTGTTATCAAAATTAA
- the dapG gene encoding aspartate kinase: MKILVQKFGGTSVKDEESRLAAKKHIVQAVEDGYKVIVVVSAIGRLGDPYATDSLLSLVDADESFLDLREKDTLLSVGETISMAVFTNLLKKNSVLAAGLTGQDAGIVTNDEFSNAKVQRVNTAPILELFEVQDVVVVTGFQGISENGHLTTIGRGGSDTTAAILGKAFAAERIDIFTDVSGMMTADPRLVEQAKFLDVVSYQEVSNMAHEGAKVIHPRAVELAMQAGIPLRIRSTYQEVTDVGTLVTHSANQVGHYRLVTGIAHVSNLVQFTISTEHVEQKEIFGLMAAAGISVDFINIFPTQVVFTLASHEAALAKAIFKEQQIEVVTLEDCAKVAVVGAGITGVPGVTSRIVTTLSMENIDILQSADSYTTIWILVAGSELKHAVCALHDVFL, from the coding sequence ATGAAAATTTTAGTACAAAAATTTGGTGGTACATCTGTTAAAGACGAAGAAAGCCGCCTAGCTGCAAAAAAACATATTGTCCAAGCAGTAGAAGATGGCTATAAGGTTATCGTGGTTGTTTCAGCGATTGGGCGTCTGGGTGATCCTTATGCAACGGATTCTTTACTTAGTCTAGTTGATGCAGATGAGTCATTTCTTGATTTAAGAGAGAAAGATACCTTACTTTCAGTAGGAGAAACAATCTCGATGGCAGTATTTACAAATTTGTTAAAGAAAAACAGCGTATTAGCAGCTGGCTTAACAGGACAAGATGCTGGGATTGTAACCAATGACGAATTTAGCAATGCAAAAGTTCAACGCGTCAATACAGCACCTATTTTGGAACTGTTTGAAGTGCAGGATGTTGTCGTTGTGACGGGTTTTCAAGGAATCAGCGAGAATGGTCATTTGACTACGATTGGTCGTGGTGGAAGTGATACAACGGCGGCTATTTTAGGAAAAGCTTTTGCTGCTGAACGAATTGATATCTTTACCGATGTTTCTGGAATGATGACAGCAGACCCAAGATTAGTGGAGCAAGCTAAATTTTTAGATGTTGTAAGCTATCAAGAAGTCAGCAATATGGCTCATGAAGGTGCAAAAGTTATTCATCCTCGAGCAGTTGAACTAGCAATGCAAGCTGGAATTCCATTAAGAATTCGTTCGACTTATCAAGAAGTAACCGATGTGGGAACGCTAGTAACTCATTCAGCCAACCAAGTTGGTCATTATCGGTTAGTTACGGGAATTGCACATGTGTCTAATTTAGTGCAATTTACCATTTCAACCGAGCATGTTGAACAAAAAGAAATTTTTGGGCTAATGGCTGCTGCAGGTATCAGTGTTGATTTTATTAATATTTTTCCAACCCAAGTGGTCTTCACATTGGCAAGTCACGAAGCGGCTTTAGCAAAAGCGATTTTTAAAGAGCAACAAATTGAGGTTGTTACGCTTGAAGATTGTGCAAAAGTAGCAGTTGTAGGTGCTGGAATTACGGGTGTGCCAGGTGTAACTTCACGAATCGTTACTACCTTATCGATGGAAAATATTGATATTTTACAATCTGCAGATAGCTATACAACCATTTGGATTTTAGTAGCTGGTAGTGAATTGAAGCATGCGGTTTGTGCTTTACATGATGTTTTTTTATAA
- the asnB gene encoding asparagine synthase (glutamine-hydrolyzing) yields MCGFVGCIHGDNQNHDLVDYEKTIREMNKLIVHRGPDDEGFFFDDHISFGFRRLSIIDVEKGHQPLSYENERYWIIFNGEVYNYIELRDELLKDGYTFETDSDTEVIIATYAKYKEKTAERLRGMFGFVIWDKQEKSVYGARDHFGIKPFHYAEEDGVIYFASEKKSIYQILKKKELDEVSLQNYLTFQFVPDPDTMTKGIHRLAPGHYFTKKLDGPMEITRYWEATFAPVQKSEETFAKEIKDALYDSVEKHMRSDVTVGSFLSGGVDSSIIVAIAREFNPKIKTISVGFEREGYSEIDVAKETADRLNVENISSIITPQEFMDEFPRFVWHMDDPLADPAAVPQFFLSEVARRHVKVALSGEGADEMFGGYTIYNEPNSLKTLTNLPNGLKKGLNHLAKMMPEGMRGKSFLERGTTPMEERYVGNAKIFEEAEKQKLLKNYLAGHPYQDVTRPFYDASKGYDPIDRMQFIDIHTWLNGDLLLNADRTTMAHSLELRTPFLDKEVFKVARTLPSDIRIANGTTKYILRKAAESFVPDNVLYRKKLGFPVPIRHWLKDEMNEWAKGIIRESATDHLINKQYVLQLLEDHCAGKADNSRKIWTVLTFMVWYKVYIETNQQFLMTPK; encoded by the coding sequence ATGTGTGGATTTGTAGGGTGTATTCATGGCGATAACCAAAACCATGACCTAGTAGATTATGAAAAAACAATCAGAGAGATGAATAAATTGATTGTTCATCGTGGACCAGATGATGAAGGGTTCTTTTTTGACGATCATATTAGTTTTGGTTTTAGAAGACTAAGTATTATTGATGTTGAAAAAGGTCATCAGCCTCTTTCATATGAAAATGAACGTTACTGGATTATTTTTAACGGTGAGGTTTATAATTATATTGAATTACGTGACGAATTGCTTAAAGATGGTTATACATTTGAAACAGACAGTGATACTGAAGTAATCATTGCGACTTATGCAAAATATAAAGAAAAAACAGCGGAACGTTTACGCGGAATGTTTGGCTTTGTAATTTGGGATAAACAAGAAAAATCGGTATACGGAGCACGTGATCATTTTGGAATCAAACCGTTTCACTATGCAGAAGAGGATGGTGTTATTTATTTTGCCTCTGAAAAGAAATCAATCTACCAAATCCTTAAAAAGAAAGAATTAGATGAAGTTTCCTTGCAAAATTATTTAACGTTCCAATTTGTTCCAGATCCAGATACCATGACAAAAGGCATTCACCGTTTAGCACCAGGTCATTATTTCACTAAAAAATTAGATGGACCAATGGAAATTACGAGATATTGGGAAGCAACGTTTGCTCCTGTTCAAAAATCAGAAGAGACCTTTGCTAAAGAAATTAAAGATGCTTTGTATGACTCTGTTGAAAAACATATGAGAAGTGATGTTACAGTTGGTTCTTTTCTTTCCGGTGGAGTAGATTCTTCAATTATTGTTGCGATTGCTCGTGAGTTTAATCCAAAAATCAAAACGATTTCAGTTGGATTTGAACGTGAAGGTTACAGTGAAATTGACGTAGCTAAAGAAACCGCAGATCGCTTGAATGTTGAAAATATTAGTTCTATTATTACCCCACAAGAATTTATGGATGAATTCCCGCGTTTTGTTTGGCATATGGATGATCCTTTGGCAGATCCTGCAGCTGTTCCACAATTCTTCTTATCAGAAGTTGCTAGACGTCATGTGAAGGTAGCTTTATCTGGCGAAGGTGCAGATGAAATGTTTGGTGGGTATACCATTTACAATGAACCAAACTCACTTAAAACGTTAACGAATTTACCAAATGGTCTAAAAAAAGGGTTGAATCATTTAGCTAAAATGATGCCAGAAGGAATGCGTGGTAAGAGCTTCTTAGAACGCGGAACAACACCGATGGAAGAGCGTTACGTTGGGAATGCGAAAATTTTTGAAGAGGCTGAAAAGCAAAAATTATTGAAAAATTATTTAGCTGGACATCCTTATCAAGATGTTACTCGTCCGTTTTATGATGCCTCAAAAGGCTATGATCCAATTGATCGCATGCAATTTATTGATATTCATACGTGGTTAAATGGTGATTTATTACTGAATGCTGACCGTACAACAATGGCGCATTCATTAGAACTTAGAACGCCTTTCTTAGATAAAGAAGTCTTTAAAGTAGCGCGTACGCTCCCTTCTGATATCCGAATTGCAAATGGAACAACAAAATATATTTTACGTAAAGCAGCTGAAAGCTTTGTGCCGGATAATGTTTTATACCGTAAAAAACTAGGTTTCCCAGTTCCAATACGTCATTGGTTAAAAGATGAGATGAATGAATGGGCAAAAGGCATCATTCGTGAATCTGCTACAGATCATTTGATTAATAAACAATACGTACTTCAATTACTAGAAGATCATTGTGCTGGAAAAGCAGACAATTCAAGAAAAATTTGGACAGTGTTGACCTTTATGGTTTGGTATAAAGTTTACATTGAAACCAATCAACAATTTCTAATGACTCCTAAGTAA
- a CDS encoding DUF3267 domain-containing protein, translating to MKKDFILEEKINLIENTSLLSKLTAWSAGLALSSMVILGFILKRNHLLYVETNTLKFILDFFLVCGLFVLSLVIHEGIHGFFFKCFGGKKVTYGFKAGMFYAASFNSFYTRFQYSVIAGAPFIVLNSLYFMLGKTHPIIASLLFSMHTAGCVGDFYYLYVLLKKSKGIFVKDTETGMSIYRKKENRDPKFR from the coding sequence ATGAAAAAAGACTTTATCTTAGAAGAAAAAATCAATTTAATTGAAAATACCTCATTGTTATCAAAATTGACTGCTTGGAGTGCCGGACTAGCCCTTAGCTCTATGGTAATTCTTGGATTTATATTAAAAAGAAACCATTTACTTTACGTTGAAACAAATACGCTGAAATTCATTTTGGATTTCTTTTTAGTGTGTGGTTTGTTTGTCTTATCATTGGTGATTCATGAAGGAATTCACGGCTTCTTTTTTAAATGCTTTGGTGGAAAGAAAGTCACTTATGGATTTAAAGCTGGAATGTTCTACGCGGCATCTTTCAATTCATTTTATACACGATTTCAATATAGCGTAATTGCGGGAGCTCCGTTTATTGTTCTAAACAGCCTTTATTTCATGTTGGGAAAGACCCATCCAATAATTGCTAGCCTTCTATTTAGTATGCATACTGCAGGTTGCGTAGGTGATTTTTATTACCTGTATGTACTACTTAAAAAAAGCAAAGGTATTTTTGTCAAAGATACTGAAACAGGGATGTCTATTTATCGAAAGAAAGAAAACAGAGATCCTAAGTTCAGATGA
- a CDS encoding copper homeostasis protein CutC, whose product MLLKEVCIENFTAIPEAIKRGANRFELCDNLAVGGTTVSTGVMEESIHYCQEKHIPVMAIIRPRGGNFVFNDTELKIMATDLIEAKKLGIDGVVLGCLTEDGWIDEEAMELLLDEATGLQVTFHMAFDAIPKKQQFEAIDWLVEAGVERILTHGGSADQTIDACLPHLKDLVDYANGRIIILPGGGVHQDNCEMIASKLGVNEVHGTKILGSL is encoded by the coding sequence TTGCTTTTAAAAGAAGTGTGTATCGAAAATTTTACAGCTATCCCTGAAGCCATTAAACGTGGTGCAAATCGATTTGAATTATGTGACAACTTAGCTGTTGGTGGAACCACCGTCAGCACCGGTGTAATGGAGGAAAGCATTCATTACTGTCAAGAGAAACACATTCCCGTTATGGCAATCATACGACCTCGTGGTGGTAATTTTGTTTTTAATGATACAGAATTAAAAATAATGGCAACTGATTTGATTGAAGCAAAAAAATTAGGCATTGATGGTGTTGTGCTTGGTTGTTTAACTGAAGATGGTTGGATTGATGAAGAAGCGATGGAGTTATTATTAGATGAAGCAACAGGATTACAAGTCACTTTCCACATGGCATTTGATGCAATTCCGAAAAAACAACAATTTGAAGCAATTGATTGGCTAGTTGAAGCTGGCGTAGAACGTATTTTAACTCACGGAGGTTCAGCAGATCAAACAATTGATGCTTGTCTTCCGCATTTAAAGGATCTCGTTGATTATGCAAATGGACGCATCATTATTTTACCAGGTGGCGGTGTACATCAAGATAATTGCGAAATGATCGCAAGTAAACTAGGTGTAAATGAAGTTCACGGAACAAAAATTTTAGGATCTCTATAA